A single genomic interval of Armigeres subalbatus isolate Guangzhou_Male chromosome 1, GZ_Asu_2, whole genome shotgun sequence harbors:
- the LOC134205919 gene encoding prostatic spermine-binding protein-like has product MQHNEDDHYDNCVDHDRDDEHEHDDDANDIIMQHNEDDHYDNCVDHDRDDDANVHNHIIGQHKQDDSHDIIMQHNENDHYANCVDHDRDDEHEHDDDANVQNQDIIGQHRLDDSNVHN; this is encoded by the exons ATGCAGCACAACGAGGACGATCATTATGACAACTGTGTGGACCACGACCGTGACGACGAACATGAGCATGACGACGACGCAAAT GACATCATTATGCAGCACAACGAGGACGATCATTATGACAACTGTGTGGACCACGACCGTGACGACGACGCCAATGTTCACAACCACATCATTGGGCAACACAAACAGGACGACTCACAT GACATCATTATGCAGCACAACGAGAACGATCATTATGCCAACTGTGTGGACCACGACCGTGACGACGAACATGAGCATGACGACGACGCAAATGTTCAGAACCAGGACATAATTGGGCAACACAGACTGGACGACTCAAATGTTCACAATTAG